The following are encoded together in the Anaerostipes caccae L1-92 genome:
- the pyk gene encoding pyruvate kinase — protein sequence MLTKKTKIVCTMGPATDDDAVLKQLMLEGMDIARLNFSHGDHEEQLGRIKRIKRFREELNIPIAILLDTKGPEIRTGLLDTDGDVELKEGQEFVLTTRDIKGNDSIVGITYEELPQDVAEGNTILIDDGLIELRVKEIKDGTDIVCDVVNGGFLGSRKGVNVPNVRVNLPSITEKDKSDIEFGLENGIDFIAASFIRNADAVNEIKEIVKAHNMEVGVISKIENVEGVENIESIIQASDGIMVARGDLGVEIPAEEVPFMQKAIIKKCNNAFKPVITATQMLDSMIRNPRPTRAEVTDVANAIYDGTDAIMLSGETAKGKYPVEAVRMMNQIAISTELHLDTKIKDFRSIYVSRGISAAVAYSAVQTAHNINAKCILASSMSGFTARIVSKFKPDAQIIGLSPDEAVVRKMQLYWGVRPFKSHKASSTRELLDEATEIVLSADLAQENDILVLTGGGPADHRGKGVTNMLKVVKIGE from the coding sequence ATGCTGACGAAAAAAACAAAAATTGTTTGCACAATGGGGCCTGCGACGGATGACGACGCGGTGCTCAAACAGCTGATGCTGGAAGGAATGGATATTGCGAGATTAAACTTTTCTCATGGTGACCATGAAGAACAGCTTGGAAGGATCAAGAGGATTAAAAGATTCCGTGAAGAACTGAATATTCCGATTGCGATCTTATTGGATACAAAAGGACCGGAAATCCGTACCGGACTTTTGGATACAGACGGAGATGTGGAATTAAAAGAAGGACAGGAATTTGTTCTGACCACAAGAGATATCAAAGGAAATGATTCTATCGTAGGAATTACATACGAAGAGCTTCCTCAGGATGTTGCAGAAGGCAACACGATTCTGATCGACGACGGGCTGATCGAGCTGAGAGTCAAAGAGATCAAAGACGGAACCGATATCGTATGTGACGTAGTTAACGGTGGATTTCTGGGAAGCCGCAAAGGGGTCAACGTACCAAATGTGCGTGTAAATCTTCCTTCTATCACAGAAAAAGATAAGAGCGACATTGAATTCGGACTGGAAAACGGCATTGATTTCATCGCTGCCTCATTTATCCGAAATGCTGACGCAGTAAATGAGATCAAAGAGATTGTGAAAGCTCACAATATGGAAGTAGGCGTCATTTCTAAGATCGAAAATGTAGAAGGTGTAGAAAATATCGAGTCCATTATCCAGGCTTCTGACGGAATCATGGTAGCCCGAGGTGATTTAGGTGTGGAAATTCCAGCAGAGGAAGTTCCTTTCATGCAGAAAGCCATCATCAAAAAGTGCAACAACGCATTTAAACCGGTAATCACTGCTACTCAGATGCTGGATTCCATGATCCGCAACCCTCGTCCTACGAGAGCAGAAGTAACAGACGTTGCCAATGCGATCTACGATGGTACCGACGCGATCATGCTTTCCGGGGAGACTGCAAAAGGGAAATATCCTGTGGAAGCAGTCAGGATGATGAATCAGATTGCTATCTCAACAGAGCTGCACCTGGATACGAAGATCAAGGATTTCCGTTCTATCTATGTGAGCCGGGGAATCTCAGCGGCAGTTGCTTACTCCGCAGTACAGACTGCCCATAACATCAATGCAAAATGTATTCTGGCTTCCAGTATGTCAGGATTTACGGCAAGAATCGTATCCAAGTTTAAGCCGGATGCACAGATCATCGGATTATCTCCGGATGAGGCTGTCGTGCGCAAAATGCAGCTTTACTGGGGCGTGCGTCCGTTCAAATCTCACAAGGCGTCATCTACGAGGGAACTTTTGGATGAGGCTACGGAGATCGTATTGAGTGCAGATCTTGCTCAGGAGAATGATATTCTCGTTCTGACCGGAGGCGGTCCGGCAGACCACCGCGGAAAAGGTGTGACAAACATGCTGAAAGTTGTAAAAATCGGCGAATAA
- a CDS encoding rhomboid family intramembrane serine protease encodes MNWLNKLERKFGRFSIPGLPKYIILLYVVGIMVQFAAPELYSQFTLNPYLILHGQVWRIFTFLLIAPSTNLFFMIFVLLFYYSIASSLEQVWGSFRFTMYYMIGVLGTISGAFLTYLILVLSGGEFNAMFVQMDTFYLNLSLFLAYAMMFPDMQVLFYMIIPMKVKWLAYLDAAYLFYTFFIATDFTVTGISIKVSIVVALLNFVLFFFSTKKMKAKGAMFGQKVRQRKRKAQFGEPAGHVEPKKNGARHECAVCHRTELDDPTLEFRYCSKCEGNYEYCQDHLFTHVHVKKDK; translated from the coding sequence ATGAATTGGTTAAATAAGCTGGAGAGGAAGTTTGGGAGGTTTTCTATTCCGGGACTTCCAAAGTATATTATTCTTTTATATGTCGTAGGGATCATGGTTCAGTTTGCCGCGCCGGAGCTGTACAGTCAGTTTACGCTGAATCCATACCTTATACTGCACGGACAAGTCTGGAGGATTTTTACGTTCCTTCTGATCGCACCGTCTACCAACTTGTTCTTTATGATTTTTGTACTGCTGTTTTATTATTCTATCGCATCATCGCTGGAACAGGTCTGGGGAAGTTTCCGATTTACCATGTACTATATGATTGGTGTGCTCGGGACCATTTCAGGAGCATTTCTTACATACCTGATTCTTGTCTTATCAGGGGGAGAGTTTAATGCCATGTTTGTGCAGATGGATACCTTCTATCTGAACTTATCTCTGTTTTTGGCCTATGCAATGATGTTCCCGGACATGCAGGTATTGTTTTATATGATCATTCCGATGAAGGTAAAGTGGCTGGCATATCTTGACGCCGCATACCTGTTTTATACATTTTTTATTGCAACAGACTTTACAGTTACGGGAATTTCGATTAAAGTATCAATAGTAGTCGCTTTGCTGAATTTTGTTCTGTTCTTTTTCTCAACAAAGAAAATGAAGGCAAAGGGAGCGATGTTCGGCCAAAAGGTAAGACAGAGAAAGAGGAAAGCACAGTTTGGGGAACCTGCCGGACACGTGGAGCCGAAAAAGAACGGCGCCAGGCATGAATGTGCCGTCTGCCACCGCACAGAACTGGATGATCCCACGTTGGAATTCCGCTATTGTTCAAAGTGTGAGGGTAATTATGAATATTGTCAGGATCATTTGTTTACACATGTCCATGTGAAGAAAGATAAATAA
- a CDS encoding magnesium transporter CorA family protein: MIQIFRTMDGRINEISEPIEGCWISVVDPTATELVELSQKYQIDLDHLKAPLDEEERSRIEVEDNYTLIIVDVPITEERKEKNYFVTIPCGIILTELCLITICLMDTPVLSNFKEGRVRNFWTYKKTRFILQILFRNASLYLQYLRIIDKKSDEVEKQLHISTKNQELIELLELEKSLVYFSTSLRGNELVLERLLKIEKIKQYPEDEELLDDVIIENKQAIEMSDIYSNILSGTMDAYASVISNNLNIVMKVLAVITIVMSIPTMIASFWGMNVPVPFADSPFGFFGLVGVSLVLTVIGSIVLGKKKTF; this comes from the coding sequence ATGATACAGATTTTTCGGACAATGGACGGCCGGATCAATGAAATATCTGAGCCCATAGAGGGCTGCTGGATTTCCGTGGTAGACCCTACGGCCACGGAACTGGTGGAACTCTCCCAGAAGTACCAGATCGATCTGGATCATTTAAAAGCACCGCTGGATGAAGAAGAGCGCTCACGTATTGAGGTTGAGGACAACTATACGCTGATCATCGTGGATGTGCCGATCACAGAGGAGAGAAAAGAGAAGAACTACTTCGTGACGATTCCATGCGGGATCATATTGACGGAACTGTGCCTGATTACCATCTGTCTGATGGACACGCCGGTGCTCTCTAATTTTAAAGAGGGAAGGGTACGGAATTTCTGGACATATAAGAAGACCAGATTTATTTTACAGATCCTGTTTCGGAATGCCTCCCTTTACCTCCAGTACCTGCGGATCATCGATAAAAAGAGTGATGAAGTCGAAAAACAGCTCCATATATCTACGAAGAACCAGGAGCTCATCGAGCTTTTGGAACTGGAAAAGTCACTGGTTTATTTCTCTACATCACTGAGGGGAAATGAGCTGGTGTTAGAGCGTCTGTTAAAGATCGAAAAAATCAAACAGTATCCGGAAGATGAGGAACTGCTGGATGATGTCATCATCGAAAACAAACAGGCGATCGAGATGTCCGATATTTACAGCAACATTTTAAGCGGAACGATGGATGCCTATGCATCTGTAATTTCCAACAACCTGAATATTGTCATGAAGGTTCTGGCCGTGATCACGATCGTCATGTCCATACCGACCATGATCGCAAGTTTTTGGGGAATGAACGTGCCTGTGCCGTTTGCGGACAGCCCGTTTGGATTTTTCGGACTGGTAGGAGTGTCTTTGGTGCTGACGGTGATCGGAAGTATTGTATTAGGAAAGAAAAAAACATTTTAG
- a CDS encoding lytic transglycosylase, protein MAERGNCNGTVYVIKEKDTLYQIAKQYNVSVREIMRKNPYVNIYNLQIGDELCIPSAGPVISGAFEPYVVKKGDTLMNIMKNKNVSFEKLAKSNKSVRELTLPVGTVLLIDKEK, encoded by the coding sequence ATGGCAGAACGGGGAAACTGTAATGGAACAGTTTATGTAATTAAGGAAAAAGATACCTTGTATCAAATCGCAAAACAATATAATGTGAGTGTAAGGGAGATCATGAGGAAAAATCCCTATGTGAACATTTATAATCTGCAGATTGGTGATGAATTATGTATTCCGTCAGCGGGACCGGTGATTTCGGGTGCTTTTGAGCCATATGTAGTGAAAAAAGGAGACACTCTGATGAATATTATGAAAAATAAGAATGTTTCCTTTGAAAAATTAGCAAAATCAAACAAAAGCGTCAGAGAACTGACCCTTCCTGTCGGGACAGTGCTCTTAATTGACAAAGAGAAATAA
- a CDS encoding 2-hydroxyacyl-CoA dehydratase has product MKRLGIDIGSTTVKVAVIDEQHNILFSDYERHYANIQETLASLLRKAKDQIGDVTFAPTVTGSGGLSISSYLEIPFCQEVVCVSTALQDYAPRTDVAIELGGEDAKIIYFTNGIDQRMNGVCAGGTGSFIDQMASLLQTDAAGLNEYAKNYDTIYPIAARCGVFAKSDIQPLINEGATKENLAASIFQAVVNQTISGLACGKPIRGNVAFLGGPLHFLSELKEAFIRTLGLEGEAIIAPNHSHLFAAVGAALNAREEVTTNFTELLDHFKRKIELGHEVDRLEPLFKDEQEYQMFLKEHNRHIVKRGDLSTYEGSCYLGIDAGSTTTKVALVSDRGDLLYSYYTNNNGNPLNATIDALREIHAQMPDTAHIVSSCSTGYGEHLIKAALNLDYGEVETIAHYYAAAFFDPNVDCILDIGGQDMKCIKIKNGVVDNVLLNEACSSGCGSFIETFAKSLNYSVQDFAKVALTAKTPIDLGSRCTVFMNSKVKQAQKEGASVGDISAGLAYSVIKNALLKVIKLTDPKSLGKHIVVQGGTFYNDAVLRSFERISGCSAIRPDIAGIMGAFGAALIAKERFKTEHTKTQMLPMEEIFALSVDTSMTRCKGCTNNCLLTINKFSNGGRYITGNRCERGIGGKANKDNIPNLYEYKLKRTFGYESIPAEEAKRGVIGIPRVLNIYENYPFWHTFFTKLGFSVVLSPESSRKIYELGIESIPSESECYPAKLAHGHVMWLIKQGIKDIFYPCIPYERNETEEANNHYNCPIVTSYAENIKNNMEELRTENISFMNPFLALDNEEALKPRLFEELGEKYGIDAPEISDAVRAAFDELDSVRKDIQNQGEEVLAYLAETGRTGIVLCGRPYHIDPEINHGIPELINSYGIAVLTEDSISHLSKVDRPLNVSDQWMYHSRLYAAANYAKSNKQLEVIQLNSFGCGLDAVTTDTVNDILTRSGRIYTVLKIDEVNNLGAARIRIRSLISAVRVRKKHNIEPKPVSAAMKRVEFTKEMAKEYTILIPQMSPIHFSMLEPALKSCGYKVKVLKQRGMKDVNTGLKYVNNDACYPSLIVIGQLMNALLSGKYDTDKIALAISQTGGGCRATSYISFIRRALEKAGYGHIPVIGISTQGIEKNSGFKLTPGLLNRAVQAIVYGDLFMRVVYRTRPYEKEKGSVNRLHKRWEAKCKRDVMKGNLSTFKKNIKGIIRDFDKIPLTDEKKPRVGIVGEILVKFLPDANNHLVELLEREGAEAVVPDLLDFFMYGFYNSNFKYRYLGKSKKTAIICNSGIWIVEQYRKTLRKELAKSKRFDEPAYIKDLAAYAKPFVSIGNQTGEGWFLTGEMVELIHSGAPNIVCTQPFACLPNHVVGKGVIKELRQAFPESNIVAIDYDPGASEVNQINRIKLMLSAAVKNM; this is encoded by the coding sequence ATGAAACGATTAGGAATTGATATCGGCTCTACCACCGTCAAAGTAGCGGTGATCGATGAGCAGCACAATATATTGTTCTCAGACTATGAGAGACATTATGCAAATATACAGGAAACACTGGCATCACTTTTAAGAAAGGCAAAAGATCAGATCGGAGACGTCACTTTTGCCCCAACAGTCACAGGCTCCGGCGGGCTTTCTATTTCTTCTTATCTGGAAATCCCGTTCTGCCAGGAAGTTGTCTGTGTCTCCACGGCTCTCCAGGACTATGCCCCAAGGACTGATGTCGCCATTGAGCTGGGCGGCGAAGATGCTAAGATCATTTATTTTACCAACGGCATTGATCAGAGGATGAACGGCGTCTGTGCAGGAGGCACGGGCTCTTTTATCGACCAGATGGCCTCTCTGCTTCAGACCGATGCAGCGGGACTCAATGAATATGCAAAAAACTACGATACGATCTACCCTATCGCAGCCCGGTGCGGTGTATTCGCGAAATCAGATATTCAGCCTCTGATCAATGAGGGAGCAACAAAAGAAAATCTTGCGGCTTCTATCTTTCAGGCAGTGGTAAACCAGACCATCAGCGGCCTGGCCTGCGGAAAACCGATCCGCGGCAATGTTGCATTTCTGGGAGGTCCGCTCCACTTCCTCTCCGAATTAAAAGAGGCATTTATCCGCACACTCGGCCTTGAAGGAGAGGCGATCATTGCCCCGAATCATTCCCATCTGTTTGCCGCTGTAGGTGCCGCTCTGAATGCCCGTGAGGAAGTGACAACCAATTTCACGGAACTGCTGGATCATTTTAAAAGAAAAATTGAGCTGGGCCATGAGGTAGACCGCCTGGAACCTTTATTCAAGGATGAACAGGAATACCAGATGTTCCTTAAGGAGCATAACCGCCACATCGTAAAGCGCGGAGATCTTTCTACATATGAAGGCAGCTGCTATCTTGGGATCGATGCCGGTTCTACTACTACCAAAGTAGCTCTGGTCAGCGACAGAGGCGACCTGCTGTACAGCTATTATACAAATAATAACGGAAATCCTCTGAATGCGACTATCGATGCGCTGAGGGAAATTCATGCACAGATGCCGGACACGGCACACATCGTATCTTCATGCTCCACAGGCTACGGGGAACACCTGATCAAGGCTGCACTCAATCTGGATTACGGAGAGGTGGAGACCATTGCCCATTATTACGCGGCAGCATTCTTCGATCCGAACGTGGACTGTATTCTGGATATCGGCGGACAGGATATGAAATGTATTAAGATTAAAAACGGAGTCGTGGACAACGTACTTTTAAATGAGGCCTGTTCTTCCGGCTGCGGATCTTTTATTGAAACTTTCGCAAAATCGTTAAACTATTCTGTCCAGGACTTTGCAAAAGTCGCTCTGACAGCCAAGACACCGATCGACTTAGGTTCCAGATGCACTGTATTTATGAATTCCAAAGTAAAGCAGGCCCAGAAAGAAGGCGCCAGTGTCGGTGATATTTCTGCCGGTCTTGCGTATTCTGTCATCAAAAATGCTCTTTTAAAAGTTATTAAACTGACAGATCCAAAATCGCTCGGAAAACACATTGTTGTCCAGGGCGGAACCTTCTACAACGACGCCGTACTGAGAAGTTTTGAGAGGATCTCCGGCTGCAGCGCCATCCGTCCGGATATCGCCGGCATCATGGGTGCCTTCGGAGCCGCCCTGATCGCAAAAGAGCGCTTTAAGACAGAACACACGAAGACACAGATGCTTCCTATGGAAGAAATCTTCGCTCTCTCTGTGGATACTTCTATGACCCGGTGCAAAGGCTGTACCAACAACTGTCTTTTAACGATCAACAAGTTCTCCAACGGCGGCCGCTATATCACTGGTAACCGCTGTGAGAGGGGCATCGGCGGCAAGGCGAATAAAGACAATATTCCGAACTTGTATGAGTATAAATTAAAACGTACCTTCGGCTACGAATCCATCCCTGCCGAAGAGGCAAAACGCGGGGTTATCGGTATCCCCAGGGTTTTAAATATTTATGAGAACTATCCGTTCTGGCACACGTTCTTCACAAAGCTTGGATTTTCCGTGGTCCTGTCCCCTGAGTCTTCCAGGAAGATTTATGAGCTGGGCATCGAATCCATCCCGAGTGAATCCGAGTGCTATCCTGCAAAGCTCGCCCACGGACACGTGATGTGGCTCATTAAGCAGGGCATCAAGGATATTTTCTACCCGTGCATTCCTTACGAACGGAATGAGACCGAAGAGGCCAATAACCACTATAACTGTCCGATCGTCACTTCTTATGCCGAAAACATTAAAAATAACATGGAAGAACTTCGGACAGAAAATATAAGCTTTATGAATCCATTCCTGGCCCTGGACAATGAAGAAGCCTTAAAGCCAAGACTTTTTGAGGAGCTGGGTGAAAAATACGGCATTGACGCACCGGAGATCAGCGACGCTGTACGTGCTGCCTTTGACGAACTCGACAGCGTGAGAAAGGACATTCAGAATCAGGGTGAGGAAGTTCTCGCTTATCTGGCAGAGACAGGGCGCACCGGAATTGTCCTCTGCGGACGTCCGTACCACATCGACCCGGAGATCAATCATGGAATTCCGGAACTGATCAATTCCTACGGCATTGCCGTGCTGACAGAAGATTCTATCTCCCACCTTTCCAAGGTGGACCGGCCGCTGAACGTATCGGACCAGTGGATGTACCATTCCAGGCTCTACGCGGCTGCCAACTACGCCAAATCCAACAAGCAGCTGGAAGTGATTCAGCTGAACTCCTTCGGATGCGGCCTGGACGCGGTCACAACAGATACCGTCAACGATATTCTTACCCGTTCCGGAAGGATCTACACGGTATTAAAGATTGATGAGGTCAATAACCTTGGGGCAGCCCGAATCAGGATTCGTTCTCTGATCAGTGCCGTCCGTGTCAGAAAAAAACATAACATTGAGCCGAAACCGGTATCTGCTGCCATGAAGAGAGTTGAATTTACGAAAGAGATGGCAAAGGAATACACGATCCTGATCCCGCAGATGTCTCCGATTCACTTTTCTATGTTGGAACCTGCCTTAAAATCCTGCGGCTACAAAGTCAAAGTACTGAAACAGCGGGGAATGAAGGATGTCAACACAGGACTTAAATATGTCAACAATGATGCGTGCTATCCTTCTCTGATTGTCATCGGACAGCTGATGAATGCACTGTTGTCAGGCAAATATGATACAGACAAGATCGCCCTTGCGATCAGTCAGACCGGAGGAGGCTGCCGTGCAACGAGCTACATCAGCTTTATCCGCAGGGCTCTTGAGAAAGCGGGTTACGGACACATTCCCGTCATCGGAATCAGTACCCAGGGTATTGAGAAAAACAGCGGATTCAAGCTCACTCCGGGCCTTTTAAACCGTGCGGTCCAGGCTATCGTCTACGGTGATCTGTTCATGAGAGTCGTCTACCGCACCCGCCCGTATGAAAAGGAAAAGGGCTCTGTGAACCGTCTGCACAAGCGCTGGGAAGCCAAATGCAAGAGGGATGTCATGAAAGGAAATCTTTCTACTTTCAAGAAGAACATTAAAGGCATCATCCGCGACTTTGATAAAATTCCTCTGACGGATGAAAAGAAGCCGAGAGTCGGTATTGTAGGTGAAATCCTCGTAAAATTCCTGCCGGATGCCAACAATCATCTGGTAGAACTCCTGGAGCGGGAAGGCGCAGAGGCTGTTGTCCCTGACCTTTTGGACTTCTTCATGTACGGTTTTTACAACAGCAATTTCAAATACCGTTACCTCGGAAAATCAAAGAAGACGGCGATCATATGTAATTCCGGAATCTGGATCGTGGAACAGTACCGGAAAACATTAAGAAAAGAACTTGCAAAGAGCAAACGTTTTGATGAACCGGCATACATTAAGGACCTGGCTGCCTACGCCAAACCGTTCGTCTCCATCGGAAATCAGACCGGTGAGGGATGGTTCCTGACCGGCGAGATGGTAGAACTGATTCACAGCGGTGCGCCGAACATCGTCTGCACCCAGCCGTTTGCATGTCTGCCGAATCATGTGGTAGGAAAGGGCGTGATCAAGGAACTTCGCCAGGCTTTCCCTGAATCCAACATTGTTGCCATTGACTACGATCCGGGTGCCAGCGAAGTCAACCAGATCAACAGGATCAAGCTGATGCTGTCGGCGGCGGTTAAAAATATGTGA
- a CDS encoding LysR family transcriptional regulator has product MTFLLLKQLKYFTEVITCQSFTNAAEKCGISQSAMSQQIRALEENLDTELIRRKNRKFYMTPAGEYFYRHGLVLLDEAERLKKETARIGRQINQRLRVGYSKYLHGTELCRAAALLSEKYPMMELETAAGYAEELIDMLCFGGTDIILCSPKPGDLQDFEYISLTKGRYFIEISERSPLSALDYVNIEELRRIPCIIAVPADQRERQRDNCVNMLGLQDNILFADTPEEARLLAAWDRGFLLTEETGERPGQGDIPLRRIPLCADGKQLKREYIVCWRKDREDGFVREFAEILQKEYKKQNL; this is encoded by the coding sequence GTGACTTTTTTGTTATTAAAACAATTAAAGTATTTTACAGAGGTGATCACATGCCAAAGTTTTACTAATGCAGCCGAAAAATGCGGGATATCCCAGTCTGCGATGTCGCAGCAAATACGCGCTTTAGAAGAAAATCTTGACACAGAGCTGATTAGGAGAAAGAACCGGAAATTTTATATGACACCTGCAGGGGAATATTTTTATCGGCACGGCCTTGTGCTGCTGGATGAGGCGGAGCGTCTGAAAAAAGAAACCGCTCGGATCGGAAGACAAATAAATCAGCGTCTCCGTGTCGGATATTCAAAATATCTGCATGGAACGGAACTCTGCAGGGCAGCAGCATTATTATCTGAGAAGTATCCCATGATGGAGCTGGAGACCGCTGCCGGGTATGCAGAAGAGCTGATAGACATGCTGTGTTTCGGAGGAACGGATATCATTCTTTGCAGCCCAAAGCCAGGTGACTTACAAGACTTTGAATACATTTCTCTGACCAAAGGCAGATATTTCATTGAGATATCGGAGAGAAGTCCTCTGAGTGCCCTGGATTATGTGAATATTGAAGAGTTACGCAGAATCCCCTGTATTATTGCTGTCCCTGCTGACCAGAGAGAGCGGCAGAGAGATAACTGTGTCAATATGCTGGGGTTACAGGACAATATTTTATTTGCTGATACTCCGGAAGAAGCCAGACTTTTAGCAGCCTGGGACAGAGGATTTCTGCTTACGGAAGAAACGGGGGAAAGGCCGGGACAGGGCGATATCCCACTTCGCCGCATTCCGCTTTGCGCAGATGGAAAGCAATTAAAAAGGGAATATATTGTCTGCTGGAGGAAAGACCGGGAAGACGGATTTGTCAGGGAATTTGCAGAAATACTTCAGAAAGAATATAAAAAACAGAATCTATAA
- a CDS encoding C-GCAxxG-C-C family protein: protein MSKIKEAAERHERGYNCAQAVACCYSEEMGIDEQTVFELTEGFGLGMGGMEGTCGAVSGAVAVLGRMNSTGNLAKPDSKGSTYQLTRELIRRFRMKNQSTVCRELKGMTTGTMLRSCRGCVEDSVRILDDILEKL, encoded by the coding sequence ATGAGTAAGATAAAAGAAGCGGCCGAAAGGCATGAGAGAGGTTATAACTGTGCACAGGCAGTTGCATGCTGTTATTCTGAGGAGATGGGCATTGATGAACAGACCGTGTTTGAACTGACAGAAGGCTTTGGGCTCGGTATGGGAGGAATGGAAGGGACCTGCGGTGCGGTTTCAGGTGCAGTTGCTGTGCTGGGGAGGATGAACAGCACCGGGAATCTTGCGAAACCGGATTCAAAAGGATCTACATATCAGCTGACAAGAGAGCTGATCAGACGTTTCCGGATGAAGAATCAAAGTACGGTATGCAGGGAGTTAAAAGGAATGACCACCGGCACGATGCTCAGAAGCTGCCGGGGATGTGTGGAGGACTCAGTCCGGATTCTCGACGACATTCTGGAAAAGCTTTGA
- a CDS encoding GntR family transcriptional regulator, which yields MNIIISNQSDLPIYEQIAESFKEKILSGELSGGELLPSIRSLAKDLRISVITTKRAYEELEKEGFIETIPGKGCFVKAKSTELLKEEVLRKIEEHLVNAVHMAVSYGIEQEELEDILSCLYEEGIDHGK from the coding sequence GTGAATATTATTATCAGTAACCAGAGTGATCTTCCAATTTATGAACAGATAGCGGAAAGCTTTAAAGAAAAGATCCTCTCCGGAGAACTGTCCGGGGGTGAACTTCTCCCATCCATCCGTTCTCTTGCCAAGGATTTGAGGATCAGTGTCATCACAACAAAACGTGCTTATGAAGAACTGGAAAAAGAAGGTTTCATAGAAACCATCCCCGGAAAGGGATGTTTTGTAAAAGCAAAAAGCACAGAACTTCTGAAAGAGGAAGTTTTAAGAAAGATTGAGGAGCATCTTGTGAACGCCGTACATATGGCAGTATCTTATGGAATTGAACAGGAAGAATTGGAAGATATTCTTTCCTGCCTTTATGAGGAGGGTATCGATCATGGAAAATAA
- a CDS encoding ABC transporter ATP-binding protein: MENNIEVRQMTKTYPAFRLDRVDLCVPKGSIVGLIGENGAGKTTLIKGMLGLIHPEEGEVLIFGKDTQTSMKEIKKDIGVVLDGSFFMELLKVQAIDTVMKGIYDKWDTALFYDYLERFGIDPSKKIKELSKGMQKKLEILTALSHHPKLLILDEPTSGLDPVVRNEILDIFQDFILDEECSILLSTHITSDLEHIADYLAFIDNGHMIFFETRDKVLDSYGILKCDQQQFERLEPSDVIRYRKNRYNYEVLVSDRHVIRRTYRDAVIEKITIEDLMLLYIKGEEL; encoded by the coding sequence ATGGAAAATAATATAGAAGTCAGGCAAATGACAAAGACATATCCCGCTTTCCGGCTGGACCGTGTGGATCTTTGCGTACCGAAGGGCTCCATTGTAGGTCTGATCGGTGAAAACGGAGCCGGAAAAACAACTCTGATCAAAGGAATGCTGGGCTTGATCCATCCGGAAGAAGGTGAAGTCCTGATCTTCGGCAAAGACACCCAAACTTCTATGAAAGAGATCAAAAAGGACATCGGCGTTGTCCTGGACGGCAGCTTCTTTATGGAACTTTTAAAGGTTCAGGCCATTGACACTGTCATGAAAGGAATCTATGACAAGTGGGACACAGCTCTGTTTTACGATTATCTGGAGCGGTTCGGCATTGATCCCTCCAAAAAGATCAAGGAACTGTCCAAAGGTATGCAGAAAAAGCTGGAGATACTGACTGCTCTCTCCCACCACCCGAAACTCCTGATCCTCGATGAGCCGACCAGCGGCCTGGACCCTGTTGTGAGAAATGAAATCCTAGATATTTTTCAGGATTTTATTTTAGATGAAGAGTGCAGTATTCTGCTTTCCACCCACATCACAAGTGATCTGGAGCATATTGCGGACTACCTGGCCTTTATTGACAATGGACATATGATTTTCTTTGAAACCCGTGATAAAGTCCTTGACAGTTACGGAATTTTAAAATGTGACCAGCAACAGTTTGAGCGGCTGGAACCATCCGATGTCATCCGCTACCGCAAAAACCGCTATAACTATGAGGTGCTGGTGAGCGACCGGCATGTTATCCGCAGGACTTACCGTGATGCGGTCATTGAGAAAATTACAATCGAAGATTTAATGCTTTTATATATAAAGGGGGAAGAATTATGA